One window of the Streptomyces sp. TS71-3 genome contains the following:
- the mug gene encoding G/U mismatch-specific DNA glycosylase, which translates to MPRFTAAELEAARDLLVPDVAAEGLKVLFCGINPGLWTAATGHHFGRPGNRFWPVLHLSGFTPRQYRPSEQHELLGHGLGITNVVARATARADELTDEEYREGGRLLAGKVARLRPGWLAVAGIGAYRTAFGDRRAAIGPQETTIGDTRVWVLPNPSGLNAHWTAATMAEEFGRLREAAGA; encoded by the coding sequence ATGCCGCGCTTCACCGCCGCGGAGCTGGAGGCCGCCCGCGACCTCCTGGTGCCCGATGTGGCCGCCGAGGGGCTGAAGGTGCTCTTCTGCGGGATCAACCCGGGGCTCTGGACGGCCGCGACGGGCCACCACTTCGGGCGGCCCGGCAACCGTTTCTGGCCGGTGCTGCACCTGTCCGGCTTCACGCCCCGGCAGTACCGGCCGTCCGAGCAGCACGAACTGCTCGGTCACGGCCTCGGCATCACGAACGTCGTGGCCAGGGCAACCGCCCGTGCCGACGAGCTCACGGACGAGGAGTACCGCGAGGGCGGCCGGCTCCTGGCCGGCAAGGTGGCCCGGCTGCGTCCCGGTTGGCTCGCGGTCGCCGGCATAGGGGCGTACCGCACCGCCTTCGGCGACCGGCGCGCCGCGATCGGCCCGCAGGAGACCACCATCGGCGACACCCGCGTCTGGGTGCTGCCCAACCCCAGCGGCCTCAACGCCCACTGGACGGCGGCGACGATGGCGGAGGAGTTCGGGCGCCTGCGGGAGGCGGCCGGGGCCTGA
- a CDS encoding SDR family NAD(P)-dependent oxidoreductase, whose amino-acid sequence MSQKKIALVTGGNRGLGRATALKLAEAGTDVILTYRSHKDEAAAVVDAVTAAGARAVALELDTTALDTFPAFAATVRQALETVWDRESFDFLVNNAGAAVVTPLGETTVEAFDLLVNVHFRGVLFLTQELLPLIADGGRIVNLSTGLARFVGEGWSVYGSVKSAIETWTRYLAKELGGRGISVNAVAPGPIGTDFAGGVLRDDEQLRTVIASQAALGRVGEAEDIGGAIAALLAPGTGWITAQRIEASGGSLL is encoded by the coding sequence GTGAGCCAGAAGAAGATCGCCCTTGTCACCGGCGGGAACCGCGGCCTGGGCCGGGCCACCGCCCTCAAGCTCGCCGAGGCGGGCACCGACGTCATCCTCACCTACCGGTCCCACAAGGACGAGGCGGCCGCCGTCGTCGACGCCGTGACCGCGGCGGGGGCCAGGGCCGTCGCCCTGGAGCTGGACACCACCGCTCTGGACACCTTCCCCGCCTTCGCCGCCACCGTCCGTCAGGCCCTGGAAACCGTCTGGGACCGCGAGTCCTTCGACTTCCTCGTCAACAACGCGGGTGCGGCCGTGGTGACCCCGCTCGGCGAGACCACCGTCGAGGCGTTCGACCTGCTGGTGAACGTACACTTCAGGGGCGTGCTCTTCCTCACCCAGGAACTGCTGCCGCTGATCGCCGACGGCGGGCGCATCGTGAACCTCTCCACCGGCCTCGCCAGGTTCGTCGGCGAGGGATGGTCCGTCTACGGCTCGGTCAAGTCAGCGATCGAGACCTGGACGCGGTACCTGGCCAAGGAGCTGGGCGGCCGCGGCATCAGCGTGAACGCCGTCGCTCCCGGTCCGATCGGCACGGACTTCGCCGGCGGTGTGCTCCGCGACGACGAGCAGCTCCGCACGGTCATCGCCTCCCAGGCCGCGCTGGGCCGGGTGGGTGAGGCCGAGGACATCGGAGGTGCGATCGCCGCTCTGCTGGCCCCGGGCACGGGCTGGATCACCGCCCAGCGCATCGAGGCATCCGGCGGCAGCCTGCTCTGA
- a CDS encoding GNAT family N-acetyltransferase, producing MSDVTRTKHGRPVHHWRRDLVELAALFTAVAVADVTANLIGHGPDGPLLLCVSAMVLLATAGFHTWWARRHSHAPPAAGAPAPAGRSGYAAAGAAEAGTSTRTPSGAPQDASPAAATPAAEPSASVPSPAAPSPTRTPESDATATTLWRMRTTVRDAPGSLAVLCSALAEREIDILSLQTHPLADGTVDEFLLRIPVPLTSADVSGTVSAVGGGDTWMERADAHDLVDTPTRVLGLATRTALDPAELPLALRGLLGRCTIRSLPAHAARPAGSPAPSAAEGAHGTPAGTAPDGPRASGSLRCVGEPARTDGVRVAGRGVLPPVEGALDGTVLHLRAPDGELITVERPYLPFTPTEFARARALVELDARLGPRVPGGRDVLTLPRGQAITVRRADTTDLAAARAMHARCSADTLARRYHGPAGDTDGYLDHLLSPRFGRTLAAQTASGRIVALGHLLWDGDETEVALLVEDDWQRRGIGRELLGRLVAMAVEAGSSHVYAVTRASNTGMVAVMRGLGLPLDYQIEEGTLVITARLDPLPARVPEHLRHSQRG from the coding sequence ATGTCTGATGTGACGCGCACGAAACACGGCCGCCCGGTCCACCACTGGCGCCGGGACCTGGTGGAGCTGGCGGCGCTCTTCACGGCGGTCGCGGTCGCCGACGTCACGGCGAACCTCATCGGACACGGGCCCGACGGTCCCCTGCTGCTGTGCGTCTCCGCGATGGTGCTGCTCGCCACGGCAGGCTTCCACACATGGTGGGCACGCCGCCACAGCCATGCCCCACCGGCGGCCGGCGCCCCCGCGCCCGCCGGGCGGTCCGGGTACGCCGCTGCGGGGGCCGCCGAGGCCGGCACGTCCACGCGCACCCCGTCCGGCGCACCCCAGGACGCCTCCCCGGCCGCGGCCACGCCGGCCGCGGAACCCTCGGCCTCCGTCCCGTCCCCCGCCGCCCCGTCTCCCACCCGCACCCCCGAGTCCGACGCCACCGCGACCACGCTGTGGCGGATGCGGACGACCGTGCGGGACGCGCCGGGGTCGCTCGCCGTGCTGTGCTCCGCACTGGCCGAACGGGAGATCGACATCCTCAGCCTGCAGACGCACCCGCTGGCCGACGGCACGGTCGACGAGTTCCTGCTCCGCATCCCGGTGCCGCTGACCTCGGCGGACGTCAGCGGCACCGTCTCCGCAGTGGGAGGCGGGGACACCTGGATGGAGCGTGCCGACGCGCACGACCTGGTCGACACGCCCACCCGCGTGCTCGGCCTCGCCACCCGCACCGCCCTCGACCCCGCGGAGCTGCCCCTCGCGCTGCGCGGGCTGCTCGGCCGGTGCACCATCCGCTCGCTGCCCGCGCACGCCGCGCGGCCCGCCGGAAGTCCGGCTCCCTCCGCAGCCGAAGGCGCCCACGGCACGCCTGCCGGGACCGCGCCGGACGGGCCCCGCGCTTCGGGATCCCTTCGCTGCGTAGGCGAGCCGGCCCGGACGGACGGTGTCCGGGTCGCGGGCCGGGGTGTCCTGCCACCCGTCGAAGGGGCGCTGGACGGCACCGTGCTGCATCTGCGCGCGCCGGACGGTGAGCTGATCACCGTGGAGCGCCCCTATCTCCCCTTCACCCCCACGGAGTTCGCGCGGGCCAGGGCGCTGGTCGAGCTGGACGCGCGGCTCGGCCCCCGCGTGCCCGGCGGCCGCGACGTCCTCACGCTGCCGCGCGGCCAGGCGATCACCGTGCGCCGCGCCGACACCACCGACCTCGCCGCTGCCAGGGCCATGCACGCCCGCTGCTCCGCCGACACCCTGGCCCGGCGCTACCACGGCCCCGCCGGCGACACGGACGGCTACCTCGACCACCTGCTCAGCCCCCGCTTCGGCCGGACGCTCGCCGCGCAGACGGCGTCCGGGCGCATAGTGGCCCTCGGCCACCTGCTCTGGGACGGTGACGAGACCGAGGTCGCCCTGCTGGTCGAGGACGACTGGCAGCGCCGCGGCATCGGCCGCGAACTCCTCGGGCGGCTGGTCGCGATGGCCGTCGAGGCGGGCTCCTCGCACGTCTATGCCGTCACCCGGGCGTCCAACACCGGCATGGTCGCCGTGATGCGCGGCCTCGGCCTCCCGCTGGACTACCAGATCGAGGAGGGCACCCTCGTGATCACGGCCCGCCTCGACCCGCTGCCGGCCCGGGTGCCCGAGCACCTGCGGCACAGTCAGCGCGGCTGA
- a CDS encoding ROK family transcriptional regulator, whose amino-acid sequence MGRLTGGDPSLLRRINSAVVLHALRATDSATLTEITHVTGLSRPTVEGVVEGLIEAGLVVEAPAEEGGTRRQGRPARRFRFRAEAGHLLGLEIGAHRVAAVLSDLDGQVLGTGAKEVPETASADERLDRLRSVVADLLRRAGVPRGSLRAVGVGSPGIVEADGTVRLGTALPEWTGLPLGERLQRSFKCPVLVENDANTAAVAEHWKGAARESDDMVFVLAGLSPGAGSLIGGRLHRGYGGAAGEIGALHLLGREVTPETLLSTTDEPLNPLDEQAVAEVFRSAREGDVRARAAVDRFIQRLVHDVAALVLALDPELVVVGGWAAGLDGVLEPLRGELARYCLRPPRVALSMLGEAAVATGALRLALDHVEEELFAVEGTVTARR is encoded by the coding sequence TTGGGGCGGCTGACCGGCGGGGATCCTTCTCTGCTGCGGAGGATCAATTCGGCGGTGGTGCTGCATGCGCTGCGCGCCACGGACTCGGCGACACTGACCGAGATCACGCACGTCACCGGCCTGTCCAGGCCCACCGTGGAAGGCGTCGTGGAGGGCCTGATCGAGGCCGGCCTCGTGGTGGAGGCACCTGCGGAGGAGGGCGGAACGCGGCGTCAGGGGCGCCCCGCCCGCCGGTTCCGGTTCCGCGCGGAGGCGGGACACCTGCTGGGCCTTGAGATCGGCGCCCACCGGGTCGCGGCCGTCCTCTCCGACCTGGACGGCCAGGTGCTCGGCACCGGGGCCAAGGAGGTGCCCGAGACGGCCTCCGCGGACGAACGGCTGGACCGGCTGCGGTCGGTGGTCGCCGACCTGCTGCGCCGGGCCGGCGTCCCGCGGGGCTCGCTGCGGGCCGTCGGCGTGGGAAGTCCCGGCATCGTGGAGGCCGACGGCACGGTCCGGCTGGGCACCGCGCTGCCGGAGTGGACGGGACTGCCGCTGGGCGAACGGCTGCAACGCTCGTTCAAGTGCCCGGTGCTCGTGGAGAACGACGCCAACACCGCTGCCGTGGCCGAGCACTGGAAGGGCGCCGCGCGCGAGTCGGACGACATGGTGTTCGTGCTGGCGGGTCTCAGCCCGGGCGCCGGCTCGCTGATCGGCGGACGGCTGCACCGGGGGTACGGCGGCGCGGCGGGCGAGATCGGCGCGCTCCACCTGCTGGGCCGCGAGGTGACCCCGGAGACCCTGCTGTCGACGACGGACGAGCCGCTCAACCCGCTGGACGAGCAGGCCGTGGCGGAGGTCTTCCGCAGTGCGCGGGAGGGCGACGTGCGGGCGCGCGCGGCCGTCGACCGCTTCATCCAGCGCCTGGTGCACGACGTTGCGGCGCTGGTGCTGGCCCTCGATCCGGAGCTGGTCGTGGTGGGCGGCTGGGCCGCCGGACTCGACGGCGTCCTGGAGCCGCTCCGCGGCGAGCTGGCCCGTTACTGCCTGAGGCCGCCGCGGGTCGCCCTGTCGATGCTGGGCGAGGCGGCGGTGGCCACCGGAGCGCTGCGGCTCGCGCTGGACCATGTGGAGGAGGAGCTGTTCGCCGTGGAGGGCACGGTGACGGCGCGGCGCTGA
- a CDS encoding GntR family transcriptional regulator, producing the protein MGTTQLESVPEPKYWHLRTVLSEALDSEFAVGEILPNERELAARFGVARATLRQALEQLELEGRLQRRRGVGTTVAPPRVGVSVGTSGDTWPDAGDDAWQAVDSTLTTPPAAVARMLETDAREPVHTVRRSRVSHGQPVAAELLYIPSRSVPDLSAIDAPTGTTRARAVLRELQRQPLEGQDRSVELGSAGADDAKELDRLPGAPVLVVTTRYLCEGRTAAVSVATYRADTCRLTFGDSGGVEIHHGPETRAS; encoded by the coding sequence GTGGGGACCACGCAGCTCGAATCGGTGCCGGAGCCCAAGTACTGGCACCTCAGGACCGTGCTCAGTGAGGCGCTCGACTCCGAGTTCGCGGTCGGGGAGATCCTGCCGAACGAGCGCGAGCTCGCCGCCCGCTTCGGCGTCGCGCGCGCCACGCTCCGGCAGGCACTGGAACAGCTCGAACTCGAAGGCCGGTTGCAGCGCCGCCGCGGCGTCGGCACCACCGTCGCGCCGCCCCGTGTGGGCGTCTCCGTCGGCACGTCCGGCGACACCTGGCCGGACGCCGGCGACGACGCCTGGCAGGCCGTCGACAGCACCCTGACGACTCCGCCCGCCGCCGTGGCGCGGATGCTGGAGACCGACGCGCGGGAGCCCGTGCACACGGTCCGCCGCAGCCGCGTCTCGCACGGCCAGCCGGTCGCAGCGGAGTTGCTCTACATCCCGTCCAGGTCGGTCCCCGACCTCTCCGCCATAGACGCCCCGACGGGCACCACACGCGCGCGTGCCGTGCTCCGCGAACTCCAGCGGCAGCCGCTGGAGGGCCAGGACCGCTCCGTGGAACTGGGGTCCGCCGGCGCCGACGACGCCAAGGAGCTGGACCGCCTCCCGGGTGCCCCGGTGCTCGTCGTCACCACCCGGTACCTCTGCGAGGGGCGCACGGCAGCCGTCTCGGTCGCCACCTACCGCGCCGACACCTGCCGGCTCACCTTCGGCGACTCCGGCGGCGTCGAGATCCACCACGGCCCGGAGACCCGAGCCTCCTGA
- a CDS encoding SGNH/GDSL hydrolase family protein, giving the protein MHENIDYKSLVAVGDSFTEGMSDLLPDGSYRGWADLLAARMTLRTPGFRYANLAVRGKLIGQIVDEQVETAAAMGADVVTLVGGLNDALRPRCDMGRVRGLLTQAVERLAPSCGQLVLMRSPGRRGPVMERMRPRVEALFDCIDELAARHGALVVDLYGAPVLGDPRMWDVDRLHLTDEGHRRVAEAVWQTLGLPPGSDWRAGLPDAVRPPWAARRAADLSFTRRHLLPWVGRRLTGRSSGDGRVAKRPELLPYESGA; this is encoded by the coding sequence ATGCACGAGAATATCGACTACAAGAGCCTGGTCGCGGTCGGCGACAGCTTCACCGAGGGCATGTCGGACCTGCTCCCCGACGGCTCCTACCGCGGCTGGGCCGATCTCCTCGCCGCGCGCATGACCCTCCGCACCCCCGGCTTCCGCTACGCGAACCTCGCCGTACGGGGCAAGCTCATCGGCCAGATCGTCGACGAGCAGGTGGAGACGGCGGCCGCCATGGGGGCCGATGTGGTCACCCTGGTCGGCGGGCTGAACGACGCGCTGCGGCCGCGGTGCGACATGGGACGGGTGCGCGGGCTCCTCACGCAGGCCGTGGAGCGGCTCGCCCCCTCGTGCGGGCAACTGGTGCTGATGCGCAGCCCGGGCCGCCGGGGCCCGGTGATGGAGCGGATGCGGCCCCGCGTGGAGGCCTTGTTCGACTGCATAGACGAGCTGGCCGCCCGGCACGGCGCCCTCGTCGTCGACCTGTACGGGGCACCCGTGCTGGGTGACCCCCGCATGTGGGACGTGGACCGGCTGCACCTGACGGACGAGGGCCACCGGCGGGTGGCCGAAGCGGTGTGGCAGACCCTCGGCCTGCCTCCCGGGAGCGACTGGCGTGCCGGGCTGCCGGATGCGGTGCGGCCCCCGTGGGCGGCTCGGCGTGCGGCGGACCTCAGCTTCACGCGCCGGCACCTGCTGCCGTGGGTCGGCCGCCGGCTCACCGGCCGCTCGTCGGGCGACGGCCGGGTGGCCAAGCGCCCGGAGCTGCTGCCGTACGAGAGCGGGGCCTGA
- the purB gene encoding adenylosuccinate lyase, whose translation MTSSAPSAPSGAAKPVIPNVLAGRYASTELAALWSPEEKVRLERRLWLAVLRAQQGLGIEVPEGALAAYERVLDQVDLASVAERERVTRHDVKARIEEFNALAGHEQIHKGMTSRDLTENVEQLQVRRSLELVRDRAVAVLARLGKLAGQHAELVMAGRSHNVAAQATTLGKRFATAADEMLVAYGRLEELLGRYPLRGIKGPVGTAQDMLDLLGGDTAKLADLERRIAGHLGFSQAFDSVGQVYPRSLDYEVVTALVQLAAAPSSLAKTIRLMAGQELVTEGFKPGQVGSSAMPHKMNTRSCERVNGLMVVLRGYASMAGELAGDQWNEGDVSCSVVRRVALPDAFFALDGLLETFLTVLDEFGAFPAVVDRELDRYLPFLATTKVLMGAVRAGVGREVAHEAIKEHAVGTALAMREQGAERNDLLDKLAADDRIPLDRAELDALMADRLSFTGAAADQVAAVVARIDGVVKQHPEAAGYAPGAIL comes from the coding sequence GTGACTTCTTCCGCACCCTCCGCGCCGTCCGGCGCCGCCAAGCCCGTCATCCCCAACGTCCTGGCCGGCCGCTATGCCTCGACCGAACTCGCCGCCCTCTGGTCGCCGGAAGAGAAGGTGCGGCTGGAGCGCAGGCTGTGGCTGGCGGTGCTGCGGGCCCAGCAGGGCCTCGGGATCGAGGTGCCGGAGGGTGCGCTCGCCGCGTACGAGCGGGTGCTCGACCAGGTGGACCTGGCGTCCGTCGCCGAGCGCGAGCGGGTCACCCGGCACGATGTGAAGGCCCGTATCGAGGAGTTCAACGCCCTCGCGGGCCACGAGCAGATCCACAAGGGCATGACCTCCCGCGACCTCACGGAGAACGTCGAGCAGCTCCAGGTCCGCCGCTCGCTGGAGCTGGTCCGGGATCGCGCGGTGGCGGTCCTCGCCCGGCTCGGGAAGCTGGCGGGACAGCACGCCGAGCTGGTCATGGCGGGCCGCTCGCACAACGTCGCCGCGCAGGCCACGACCCTCGGCAAGCGCTTCGCGACCGCGGCCGACGAGATGCTGGTGGCGTACGGCCGCCTGGAGGAGCTGCTGGGCCGCTATCCGCTGCGCGGCATCAAGGGCCCGGTCGGCACCGCCCAGGACATGCTGGACCTGCTGGGCGGCGACACGGCGAAGCTGGCCGACCTCGAACGCCGGATCGCCGGCCACCTGGGCTTCTCGCAGGCGTTCGACTCCGTCGGCCAGGTCTACCCCCGCTCGCTCGACTACGAGGTGGTCACGGCCCTGGTGCAGCTCGCCGCGGCGCCGTCCTCGCTGGCGAAGACCATCCGGCTGATGGCGGGCCAGGAACTCGTCACGGAGGGGTTCAAGCCGGGCCAGGTGGGCTCCTCCGCGATGCCGCACAAGATGAACACGCGCTCCTGCGAGCGGGTCAACGGCCTCATGGTGGTGCTGCGCGGCTACGCGTCCATGGCGGGCGAGCTGGCCGGCGACCAGTGGAACGAGGGCGACGTGTCCTGCTCGGTGGTGCGCAGGGTGGCGCTGCCCGACGCGTTCTTCGCCCTGGACGGGCTGCTGGAGACCTTCCTGACGGTGCTGGACGAGTTCGGCGCGTTCCCCGCCGTCGTCGACCGCGAGCTGGACCGCTACCTGCCGTTCCTGGCGACGACGAAGGTGCTGATGGGCGCCGTGCGCGCGGGCGTCGGCCGGGAGGTGGCGCACGAGGCCATCAAGGAGCACGCGGTCGGCACGGCCCTGGCGATGCGCGAGCAGGGCGCGGAGCGCAACGACCTGCTGGACAAGCTCGCCGCCGACGACCGGATCCCGCTGGACCGCGCGGAGCTGGACGCCCTGATGGCCGACCGGCTCTCCTTCACGGGGGCCGCCGCCGACCAGGTAGCGGCGGTGGTCGCCCGGATCGACGGCGTCGTCAAGCAGCATCCGGAAGCCGCCGGGTACGCGCCCGGCGCGATTCTCTGA
- the sigJ gene encoding RNA polymerase sigma factor SigJ: MGTDRAVDVFQEHRPVLMGVAYRMLGRVADAEDVVQEAWLRWSDADRDAVRSPRAYLIRVVTRLAIDRLRQITARREAYVGPWLPEPLVTDLDRTEPDAAERVVLADTVSLAVLVVLESLSPLERAVFVLREAFGLPFAEIAATLDRSEPAVRQLASRARKYVDERRPRYDVDPAVRRDLTERFLAAALDGDLEGLMALLAPDARLVADSGGKARAPVRVIESADKVGRFVLGVRTRSVPDMRFEYAEVNGEIAFLILSGDTLDSVCQVEVSDGRIQRVYLLRNPDKLGHLDGSGAHPGGA, translated from the coding sequence GTGGGAACGGACAGGGCGGTCGACGTCTTCCAGGAGCACCGTCCGGTGCTGATGGGCGTCGCCTACCGGATGCTCGGCCGGGTGGCGGACGCGGAGGACGTCGTCCAGGAGGCGTGGCTGCGCTGGTCGGACGCCGACCGCGACGCGGTGCGGTCCCCGCGCGCGTACCTGATCCGCGTCGTCACCCGCCTCGCCATCGACCGGCTGCGCCAGATCACCGCACGCCGCGAGGCCTACGTGGGCCCCTGGCTGCCCGAGCCGCTCGTCACCGACCTCGACCGGACCGAGCCCGACGCGGCCGAGCGTGTCGTGCTCGCCGACACCGTCTCGCTCGCCGTCCTCGTCGTCCTGGAGTCCCTGTCGCCGCTGGAGCGCGCCGTCTTCGTGCTCAGGGAGGCGTTCGGGCTGCCCTTCGCGGAGATCGCCGCCACTCTGGACCGCAGCGAGCCCGCCGTCCGCCAACTCGCCAGCAGGGCCCGCAAGTACGTCGACGAACGGCGGCCCCGCTACGACGTCGACCCCGCCGTCCGCCGCGACCTCACCGAACGCTTCCTGGCCGCCGCGCTCGACGGCGACCTGGAGGGCCTGATGGCGCTGCTCGCGCCCGACGCGCGCCTGGTGGCGGACAGCGGCGGCAAGGCGCGGGCCCCGGTACGGGTCATCGAATCCGCGGACAAGGTGGGGCGGTTCGTGCTCGGCGTGCGCACCCGCTCCGTGCCCGACATGCGGTTCGAGTACGCCGAGGTCAACGGCGAGATCGCCTTCCTGATCCTCTCCGGGGACACGCTGGACAGCGTCTGCCAGGTGGAGGTCTCCGACGGGCGCATCCAGCGCGTCTACCTCCTGCGCAACCCCGACAAGCTCGGCCATCTGGACGGGTCCGGAGCCCATCCGGGCGGCGCCTGA
- a CDS encoding helix-turn-helix transcriptional regulator, whose protein sequence is MDREQLADFLRTRRSALQPEDVGLPRGPRRRTHGLRREEVAALCGMSADYYTRIEQQRGPLPSEPMLAALARGMRLSVDERDHLFRIAGHNTPARGRGGDHVSPGTMRILDRLTDTPAQVISDVGETLVQTRLAIALLGDETRYTGLDRSFVHRWFTDPLARRIYPSEDHPRHGRIFTSELRAAYSSQGPASRAGEIVSSLLARSEEFAALWADHEISIRGRDAPKRIAHPDLGVVEVHCQILRDPDHAQSLLVYTATPGTGSHDKLQLLPVLGERQPHL, encoded by the coding sequence ATGGACCGTGAACAGCTCGCGGACTTCCTGCGCACCCGGCGCTCCGCACTCCAGCCGGAGGACGTCGGCCTGCCGCGCGGACCGCGCAGGCGCACCCATGGGCTGCGCCGCGAGGAGGTCGCCGCGCTGTGCGGCATGTCCGCCGACTACTACACCCGCATCGAGCAGCAGCGCGGCCCGCTGCCGTCCGAGCCGATGCTCGCCGCCCTCGCCCGGGGCATGCGCCTGTCCGTCGACGAGCGCGACCACCTCTTCCGGATCGCCGGGCACAACACGCCCGCCCGGGGACGGGGCGGCGACCACGTGAGCCCCGGCACGATGCGCATCCTCGACCGCCTGACCGACACCCCCGCGCAGGTGATCAGCGACGTGGGCGAGACCCTCGTGCAGACCCGCCTGGCCATCGCCCTGCTCGGCGACGAGACCCGCTACACGGGCCTGGACCGCAGCTTCGTGCACCGCTGGTTCACCGACCCCCTGGCCCGCCGGATCTACCCCTCGGAGGATCACCCCAGGCACGGCCGCATCTTCACCTCGGAGCTCCGCGCCGCCTACTCCAGCCAGGGGCCCGCCTCCCGCGCCGGGGAGATCGTCTCCTCGCTGCTGGCACGGAGCGAGGAGTTCGCCGCCCTGTGGGCGGACCACGAGATCAGCATCCGCGGGCGCGACGCCCCCAAGCGCATCGCCCACCCCGATCTCGGTGTCGTCGAGGTCCACTGCCAGATCCTCCGCGACCCCGACCACGCCCAGTCGCTGCTCGTCTACACCGCCACACCCGGCACCGGGAGCCACGACAAGCTCCAGCTCCTGCCCGTCCTCGGCGAGCGCCAGCCGCACCTCTGA
- a CDS encoding hemolysin family protein: MTALELLIGLATLVGNAFFVGGEFALVSVRRSQVEPRAQAGDRRARSVLWGLENVSALMAAAQLGITLCTLVLGIVAEPAIAHLVEPLFNAAGLSKGLVHPISFVIALVAATYLHMLLGEMIPKNVALAEPVRSALLLGPPLVGVARALRPVIFSVNALANGVLRLLRVEVRGAVPATISDAGLARLVKDSGDAGLLDDRAQERLHDALELSRRTVRDVLLPLERVVYARVGISPEELERLAAETGFSRFPVVDEGRRIVGYLHVKDALDAMPRDEPFRRSEMRAITQVRETTPLDDALTAMRRSLTHIAAVRGADGRLAGLVTMEDVLRELFGQPV; this comes from the coding sequence GTGACCGCCCTGGAACTTCTGATCGGCCTCGCGACGCTGGTCGGCAACGCCTTCTTCGTGGGCGGCGAGTTCGCCCTCGTCTCGGTCCGCCGCAGCCAGGTCGAGCCCCGGGCGCAGGCCGGCGACCGGCGGGCGCGCAGCGTGCTGTGGGGCCTGGAGAACGTGTCCGCGCTGATGGCCGCGGCCCAGCTCGGCATCACGCTGTGCACGCTGGTGCTGGGCATCGTCGCGGAGCCGGCCATCGCGCATCTCGTGGAGCCCCTCTTCAACGCCGCCGGCCTGTCCAAGGGCCTGGTGCACCCCATCTCGTTCGTGATCGCCCTGGTCGCCGCCACCTACCTGCACATGCTGCTGGGCGAGATGATCCCCAAGAACGTCGCGCTGGCCGAGCCGGTACGCAGCGCGCTGCTGCTGGGCCCGCCGCTGGTCGGCGTCGCGCGGGCCCTCCGTCCGGTGATCTTCTCGGTGAACGCGCTGGCCAACGGCGTGCTCAGGCTGCTGCGAGTGGAGGTGCGGGGCGCGGTGCCGGCGACGATCTCGGACGCCGGGCTCGCCCGCCTGGTGAAGGACTCCGGTGACGCGGGTCTGCTCGACGACCGTGCGCAGGAACGGCTGCACGACGCGCTGGAGCTGAGCCGCCGCACGGTGCGCGACGTGCTGCTGCCGCTGGAGCGGGTGGTCTACGCGCGCGTGGGCATCAGCCCCGAGGAGCTGGAGCGGCTGGCCGCCGAGACCGGCTTCTCCCGCTTCCCGGTGGTGGACGAGGGCCGCCGCATCGTCGGCTACCTGCACGTCAAGGACGCCCTGGACGCCATGCCGCGCGACGAGCCGTTCCGCAGGAGCGAGATGCGCGCCATCACGCAGGTGCGGGAGACCACCCCGCTCGACGACGCGCTCACGGCCATGCGCCGCAGCCTCACCCACATCGCGGCGGTGCGGGGCGCGGACGGCAGGCTGGCGGGCCTGGTGACGATGGAGGACGTGCTCAGGGAGCTGTTCGGCCAGCCGGTGTGA